The Branchiostoma floridae strain S238N-H82 chromosome 6, Bfl_VNyyK, whole genome shotgun sequence genomic interval AACCTACTAATTTGTAACTGCCATTCAGTCACAACTTGGGACATGCATGTTTCTCACAAAATTCAGCTTCCTTGATACTGAAAATGCCACGATCTACAATAAATATGACTGCAACATTAGTggtactgatttttttctgaacagTCATGTCAATGAGGTTAAGAATGTTAAATTTACCCCCCTCCAGATCTCAGCACGGTGGTGTAAACTGCGCCCGCCAGGACAGGGCGTACATTTCGGACGTGGCGCAGTACTACAGCGACTACGTGAAGCACATGGGCCTGGAGAAGAACTTCCTGGTGGGGTCGACAGTGACGTCTGTCCGTCGGCTGGTGGTGGACTGTGCCTTCATCAACCAGGAGAGTGGGGAACAGGAGGCCTCGTGTCAGGTATACAGGCTGTCATCTGTGGTTACATAACTGTGCTAGTGTAGCAATCATTTATCAACACAGCAAAAGTGCTTTTGTAAGGTCTAACTTCTTTTGAATAGACAGCTTTAAAAGAGACTTGGTCCAacaatataattataaagaattGCTTCTGACATGGAAAAAAGCTATTTCCCTTTGAAGCAAATGCTTAGGTTGTGTCACCATAAAGCTTGTTTCATATGTCGTAACATACATAGCTTTATTGAGCAAATTGAGGTAATTTTTGTCATGGTCGTGTTGTTCAGGATTCTACTGTCCTGTAGCCGAAAAAGGTCACAGTATATTTCAGTTCCTTCATAGCCATACTACAAATTGAGGAGGAAAgcataaaatgtataaacaTGTATGTGACATGTACTTCAGTATACAGTTTGCAAATGATTTTTAAATTCGTTTACATCAGCACTTTGatgatgtttacttttacaAGTTTGACATTGTTTTGTTGAACAATGCAGCTCCACCGGCCAGAGTGCTGCCGGAAGAACATGTGGGAAGTCAGAGGCGTCCTTCAGGCCGACGACCTCCAGCAGCCATTTTGTTACCACGCACCccatgttgtcatggcaacaggaaCCACCGACATCCCCAACAGGCTCGACTTTAAGggagacaatgacaatgacgttGTAGTCCACGACCTCAGGGAAATCGAAAAAGCTATAGCAAACAAAGAACTTGACGAACACTCTGATCCGGTAATGGTCGTTGGGGCGGGTCTCACTGCGGCGGATGCCATCTTGTGTCTGAGGTCTCGTAAGATCCCCATTGTCCACGTGTTCCGTAGAGATGTCAAAGATCAGGGCCTGATATTCAAGACCCTCCCAGACGGTTTGTACCCGGAGTATCACACGGTGTATCAGATGATGAAGAGTAAGGATGGGTACCCGGGGTACAAGAGCTATCCCCGGCATGAAATACTGGAGATGAGGGCTGGCAGGAAATGCGTTCTTAAGGGGCCAGTAAGGAGATGTCTGATCGGAAGGATGATAGATTGTCCCGAGAAGGTGGTCCATGTCTCAAAAGTCCTTGTCCTCATCGGTGCAAGGCCGAATTTGTCTTTCTTGGGGAACAATGGGATGGACCTGGCCGTAGACAGTACCAAACAGGTCTCTTGTAAGAAGAACCCCATAGATGTGGATCCCTACACATTTGAGAGTGCCAGGGCACAGGGGCTGTATGCTGTGGGGCCTTTGGTAGGGGATAACTTTGTCAGGTTTGTAAAGGGAGGACCTTTGGGCATTGCAAGTCATTTGGTGAAAACAATGATGGACAGTGACGCTACCATGATGTAAACCTGGCTTGTCCACTGGAAATATTAATTGGTCATTTCCAGAGGTAGAATCTCTAACAGTTACTAAATTCGCTCATCCTATATCTCTATTAGGATCATGTTATGcttagcatatacatgtagtagagtggactcattcctcagctgaCATTTATCACaccagtcatccctcagtaagacatctggagccacatAGTTCTAGTTAAGAACTTTTATTCCAGTTAATCAGGTTGTGCTTAGTAGatagatgtacatgttgtaataGTAAGAAGTGCAAGCTGCAACTTGTCTCCTTGTACACTGATATCTTAACTACCACAACCACATTTTTAAACTCTGATCTTTTTGATGTAGTGCAACCCTGGCCTTTCCATGAATGTTgtagatattttgtatgttttgttgtcaagTTTCCTTTGTTTGGAAAGACCAGGATAACTGTTGTGTGTGTGGCTATGTCAGTGTCAGGATTGTACAAGAAAGACTGCCAGTAATAATGACTGTAAAAGAGAATAATTACATACAGTAAGTGGTGGAATTTGTCAGTCATTTACTCTATAAGACATTATTTACACATGATATACTTGTGCAACTATAAGATATTTGTAAAAgttgttttacttttacttttgtttGCTTAACATCTTATTTGCAAGGGGTCTTTTTgaccatacatttttgtactgtgtACAATGTCAATGTGTCATCCAGGATGGATATAGTTGAACTTTCTGTTTGGTGTATTTATGACTggtttatgacatgttttgtgtatGACTTGTTTAATTCTTGATCAAATTCATGTTTAAGTATAACATATTGTGATGCCAGAAAATAATATCTTACATGTGCTTATTAAAAATCCCCTTTTCCAATGGAGACAATCTAAATCAAGCTATCATGAAATCGACTTGTTTGACTATGCTGTATAAAGGGTATGTGAATGAAAGTTtgagtatacattgtacatgtagatgtataaTATTGATAGTACCGGTTACTATGTACACCTTAGCACGGATGCAATTTTGtatacaaaacacagaaaagtcATTGAATTCAACACAGTATGCTTTTTTGTAGTTGGATGTGAATGTCAGAATAAAAATTTTCCTACGGATTTTGTATCAAAGGCATTGTCTGGTCTCATCTTTTCCTTGTTTACTCAAACCTTTCTGTAGTAGAATGGACAGACAAGAAATGCCCTCATCAAGAAATGACAAAGTGCCTTTTTCACGCCGAGAAATATGAGTATTGTATGACTAAAATGTATGCTTTAATGCAACCTTTTCTCCCTATTTGTTCCACCCTGTGTCTTCAATGTGCAGTAACCTGAAAGAAGAAAGCACACGTGTTTCAGCAGATACTTCAGTTCTAAGACTTATTCACCTACTGTACTGTCACAATCTATAAACACACATGTATAAGTAACATTATAAATTCCATTGCTGAAAATTTGGCATTACACCAAAGCAAGAGAAGTTTATCAAACATCACTTCAAGTCTTCAACCTTTCCGTTTTCATGTTCAAGTTAACATACCAACTCAACAGTTACTAGttattattttttatatacTGTGAACTCCCTGCAGAATACATTGCTAAGGATTGTGATTGAATGTGTCAATCGTATGCATTAAGAATTTTGGACCATACCGCAAAATGTCTGAAAAACTGCCATGCAAAGTTAAAGGGGGATTCCACTCATGAAACGGGTATTTTTCCCATATATATTACACTCTTCGGAATACAAATGCACCCGACTTTTGACTAAATCACCACGACTGACTTTTCGACCAAACACTGTTCTAAACCTATGAACCCCCATACGGGACCGCTTCCAATTCTCGGCTTtgacctgacgtcacgggttttccaaatatgggcatccgcACAGATCAAAACACGAAGCAGACGACAAAGTGTCATGGCGGACTCAGGCGGCCGTGGCTCAGACTAGTTCGACCCAGACTACATTATGCCATACGCATATGAGCCTGAACGTGATTCTGGAGAGTCGGAGAGTAGCGATGAGAACAATCAGCCTGCAGAAGCCTTTGCTGGGACCACCACGCAACCAGAGGCGGCATGAGACGGCCGGGATTACGAGACGGAGGGTTGCATGCATGCTAGCGCCAAGAAGCATATGGTGCAGATGCGATGACTACAACTGCAGCCtacagtgtgtgagtgtatgtgttgcCACGACCTTCGTGAGCTGACAGATCCCGTGGACCACAGCAACCCCGATCGCAGCGGTATGGGCGTCGGGAGCGGCCGTAGCCAGCTGAAATGCGTCAAGCTACACGTGGAATTCCATCCCGTCTCATGAGGTCTGCACTGAAAACTGCACTTANNNNNNNNNNNNNNNNNNNNNNNNNNNNNNNNNNNNNNNNNNNNNNNNNNNNNNNNNNNNNNNNNNNNNNNNNNNNNNNNNNNNNNNNNNNNNNNNNNNNATcagtccggacctgcacctgatcctttctacctgtacctgaattttctgttccagtacccacccctagttcataccattgaaactgttctgaaactcatctggtaaaagttttacctacacaatataagtaagcgaaagaccagctttttttaaaagctcttgtttgtatacctgcactggtgcaggtaacgttggaaattacctgcaccagacaaattttacctgcaccattctgaacttagtaagtatgaatcatactaaaatttttcaggaaccTTTTTTCACTACAGTATATTACCTGATATGTTGTGCACCTAAAAGTTTTTAAACCTCGTTTCCGGTactttttgtgtgaagaaaTGGACAGTTTTGTGATAACTTGTGCCACCAATTTagtgtgaaaagttggaaatgtttgGAGGGGGGGCTGTTAGGGCAATACCAAGATCTGAAAATAAccagattgaaacaaaatggcaagcagtgtacttgttgcaatcttttaatacaaaaaaatataacattacaatttacatgcatttttgtttctccCAGAATCTTACAACTGTCAGCGTACAGACAGTTTTCGTGCTGGGTCCACAAGAATCATCTTGGGAGATCAGTGTGGCGCGTGGTTCCAGCCTGTCCAGTCACCAAAATAAGACAAACTTATCCCTCTAAAGATGAGACTAATTACATAGGACATTTTCCTGTTAAGATATTTCGCCACCACATGTTCAATTGCTAAATTGATCTGACGTTAAACCAGAGAGTGATCTATAAATCTGTATTCTACTAACTTTTTACTGTTAGGGTTATCCATTCTTGTTAAGCTTGGggttagaattagaattaggGCGAGGCTTTActgctaaaataaaacaatcttgaTAACAGTGTTACACAGTTTCCACATTATTTGCACTATAACAGGTGCATTCAACCAAATGCGGACATCTATCTACCTCACCTGTATAAATTTATCTACCTATTCATGGTTTATACAACAGGCCAAATAGAAACCTTGAACATATTAAGTATCcttattttcatattcctttGAACTAGATATACAGCAAGAaagacatgtatattatatcaatatacaattacatttctgtgtaattttcaaaaataggcaggGAAAACTTTGGTGGACACACATATATTGTTGTAAAACAGCATTTGTTTCTGACATATGTAGGCAggatatttatgaataaaatgatccACTGGATATACAATGGGAACTTGTCcttattaacataataatatagCCTGTCATATAAAATCAGTATATCAGGATCTACCTGGATTTAAACTGAAGTATATGGGCTACTGCCAACATGTTCAAGTTGCATGTTCATGaattaatatttatattttcacatttcttgtgTCTAAGAGAAATAGGAGCAGcagttttgaaacgttcaaaacagaaactacatgtagttttgtcatATAAAGCATGTATgctaaaaaaacataacaaaaatgagaaaacatgacCATGAAAACAGTAGAGTTCCAAACGAGACTCGTTTACTAGCCTGTAAACCTTGAACGGTACTGTGCAATTGCAGTTTTATTGTCTGGCCTGGAAAGTCAGGCTTTTGGAGCACCTAGCCACCACAAAACTCCCGACGCCTGTGTATGACAGCCTTCAACACCTTTCTTTTTGAAAGTGTAGTCCTGTTTCTTCTCATAGATGTTTTTGACCACATAGTCTCCTAGCCTCTTACTGTAGTCCAACCGCTGCCTTAGGTCAACTGCAAAGAATATATTCTGAAGTCAACAATGTTCTTGTGATTAAGATATTCATTGATGACAAAATAATACTAGGCCACATTTGCCTCATGACAATGACAATCATGAATAACAAGAGAGgctgaaatttacaaactcCATCTCCCTTTCCATGCAAAAACTGACTCTTCCATGTCAACCTTTTGCTGAAATCGACCATACATGAACTATTAGTATGATCTTAGTATTACAACATCACCCAACTCCAAGATGGCTTTTCTGaatataacatccatcaagcatgcaaaacacaaaacatgcaaGCAAGCAAGAATGGCTTCTGGGCTGCCTACAAAAGAATATATCACTTATAACAGTGCTTAGCACATTTCTGCACCCAATATATATTACTGTACTGACTATAATTCTTAAATCGGATatttgaaaggttttaaatATAGATTTACACTAGCTACTATAGTAGCCACATAttcttttacatgccaaaacagAGAACATTTCTTATATTAATTTCAGAGTCACTCCCAGGAAAGAAGCAATTATAAGCTTGTCATGATAATGATTAAATTTGGCATGCACTACAAAATCTGTTAGTGCAATAAATATTTTGGTTTGACTTTAAGGTATACCAGTGCCTAGTCCATTAGCCCAAATCATATACTTCTGTCAATCTTTTTTACCAGAACAAGTAATCTTACCAAACATATCATGTCCCTTGACAAATCCagtgttgtcattttaagaaataaatatacatacatacatgtaagtaggcaCATGAGGACACTTTTCTACTAGTAATGACATTAAAAATTAATTACCTTTTGACTTGGGCTTTTCCTCGACCACGTCCTTCTCTtttctatcaaacaaaaacagaagtggCAGTTATGCACCAGTTCATGCATAATTTTAAAGACATGGAACTCTATGACATTATTGCATGCTATGGAATTCTGCAAATCCTGCACTTCCGGTGGTGTCTGCTATCTTAGCCAACCTTGGGAAcaatttcttgtaaattgtacaactaCAGGCAGTCGAGTGACTACCAGACATTttggaatgtacacaaaaagtttgaagaccgtAGTTTTGGGGAATACAGAGATGTTAGcacttgaatacaatgtaaaagtttggtaatcgtatgtcaacaaaaatggcgTGGCCGTGAACACTTCTGAATGCAAGGCCGATTTTGGGCCGAATGCAAGGACCGATTTCTCGTAAACGGTATAACTACGAGCTTAACAAAAGTAGTCGAGTCACTAT includes:
- the LOC118417231 gene encoding oxidative stress-induced growth inhibitor 1-like isoform X1, with translation MKDRMEDIQLQDVMGSQGTCTGVLHTDVVIIGNGPSGICLSYLLSGNWPYVNNHPHPNPFLERKLRENSDCSILQQDLQYLSEGLEGRSNNPVALLMDTLCHPNADLGMDEPSCLQWNHHPARNIPHVVLGRGPPGGAWQDMDGSMLTLSLGNWMELPQMDFRQWAQHHRSERKRTCMRCGQTHCISLTRSQHGGVNCARQDRAYISDVAQYYSDYVKHMGLEKNFLVGSTVTSVRRLVVDCAFINQESGEQEASCQLHRPECCRKNMWEVRGVLQADDLQQPFCYHAPHVVMATGTTDIPNRLDFKGDNDNDVVVHDLREIEKAIANKELDEHSDPVMVVGAGLTAADAILCLRSRKIPIVHVFRRDVKDQGLIFKTLPDGLYPEYHTVYQMMKSKDGYPGYKSYPRHEILEMRAGRKCVLKGPVRRCLIGRMIDCPEKVVHVSKVLVLIGARPNLSFLGNNGMDLAVDSTKQVSCKKNPIDVDPYTFESARAQGLYAVGPLVGDNFVRFVKGGPLGIASHLVKTMMDSDATMM
- the LOC118417231 gene encoding oxidative stress-induced growth inhibitor 1-like isoform X2 — translated: MKDRMEDIQLQDVMGSQGTCTGVLHTDVVIIGNGPSGICLSYLLSGNWPYVNNHPHPNPFLERKLRENSDCSILQQDLQYLSEGLEGRSNNPVALLMDTLCHPNADLGMDEPSCLQWNHHPARNIPHVVLGRGPPGGAWQDMDGSMLTLSLGNWMELPQMDFRQWAQHHRRSQHGGVNCARQDRAYISDVAQYYSDYVKHMGLEKNFLVGSTVTSVRRLVVDCAFINQESGEQEASCQLHRPECCRKNMWEVRGVLQADDLQQPFCYHAPHVVMATGTTDIPNRLDFKGDNDNDVVVHDLREIEKAIANKELDEHSDPVMVVGAGLTAADAILCLRSRKIPIVHVFRRDVKDQGLIFKTLPDGLYPEYHTVYQMMKSKDGYPGYKSYPRHEILEMRAGRKCVLKGPVRRCLIGRMIDCPEKVVHVSKVLVLIGARPNLSFLGNNGMDLAVDSTKQVSCKKNPIDVDPYTFESARAQGLYAVGPLVGDNFVRFVKGGPLGIASHLVKTMMDSDATMM